The stretch of DNA GGCACCCAAGACCGGGTTCATGGCCTTTTACATCGGCACCAAGCCGGAACAGCTGGAACAAGCCATGGCCGGATTCGACAAGACCGTGAAGATGCTTAAGGAAAGTGATCTGCCTGAAGATGAAATCCTGCGCGCCCGCAACATCCTGCGCGGCGAATACTATCAGGATCATCAGAGTTTGCTTTCCCGCAGCCGGGAAGCGGCCAGCCTGATCGTCAAAGGATTTCAGCCCGACCTTGATCAAAAAATAATCGAGCGGGCTGCAAAGATTGACGCCGCTCAGGTCAGGGAGCTTATTAACAAGTATATTGACTGGAATAATAAATATACGCTTACTGTAAAGCCTTAAGAATCCCTCCGGGGGCCAAAGGGAAAACTTTTGCAAAAGTTTTCCCTTTGGATTCCCTTTCAAAACCTTTTATTAAGCTTCGCTACGTTAGCGGAAGATAGTAACTAAAAAACTCGTCATAGCATCCACGCTATGACGAGTTTTCTATTTGTAAGGCTATTTTTAAAGTTATATGCGAAGCCTATTGAAAAGTTTTGAGGGGTTGGGGTCTGGGGAAGGGGAACTTTTCCCAAAAGTTCCCCTTCCCCAGCCGCCGGAGGCATCTTATCTCCAGATATCTTCCTCTTCTACCAATAACTCAGCCGTGCCGTTGGTGTCTTCTATGATCCGTGCACAAAAGGCTTCCACCTGATCCGAAGGCATGATCAGCGTAAACATGAGGCTGGCCCCGAAGGATTGCTCCTCGATTTCAGCCCGGTACTCATCGAGCATGCGCCGCAGCATGCCTTCCTGCGCGTAGGAAATTTCAAGGGTCAGCATGCGCATGGGTACCTTCATGACCACTTCCAGTTCTTCCAATCCTTGCTGTACCGCTCCAGAGTAAGCCCGCACCAGCCCGCCTGTTCCTAGCTTTATCCCACCGAAATATCTGGTGACCACAGCGGCTATCTCTCCGATACCGCTTCCCTGCAATACCTGAAGCATGGGCTTGCCCGCCGTGCCCTGCGGTTCTCCGTCATCGCTCATGCCCATATCTCCGGTCTGGGGCGGTCCGCCAATGAAAGCGGAGCAGTGGTGCCGCGCGTCCGGGAATTCGCTTTTGATGGCAGCAATGAACTTTTTGGCCTGCTCACGGTCCTGAACTTGACATAGGTCACAGATGAAACGGCTTTTCTTGATTATTTCTTCAGTACGGACTGCTTTTCCAGGAACAGGGTAGGCTTTGTTTTTCATGATGTTTAGTCTTTGATATGATTGAATTTGTTTGTTGGCTGCGATGTGTTGTTCATTAATACAGCAGCAAAATTTAAATTAAAAGGTATTTTAAGTGTTGACTTAGTAATAGGAATTGTTATTATTTAGTCAAGGTTGATGGGAAAACAACTAATTCGGATATTTTAGAAAGTAAGGAGATAATTATGGGAAGCCTCAGAGATTACAAGAATTGGGACATTGATTGGGAAATGACTCCTGAAGATGCAGTAACCCTGTACCTTGAGTGGGGTAACCATCCTTGGGATTCCAAGTTTGCACCGGTAACTTCCAAGAATGACTACACAAACTATTTTACCGTCTACCTGTGGGATGACAAGCCGAGGGTGCTTTTCGTGCGCAGGAATTCGGAAGAGGCTCGTGAACTGATGAGCATTGAACTGCCCAGGGATATTGCTGAAAGGTTCAGGAAGTCTGTCGGTAACCTTAAGGGTAATTACCCGGTTAATACCGAAGTGAGAGAATGGATTGAATCGCAGATGAATAATTAGTTCCCATCTCCTTATCATCTAGCCCGCAGGGGGACAGGCTCGCAGCCTGTTCCCCTCACTTTTTTCTGTGCTGCAGCAAAAAATGCATTCTGCCTCTTGTGTTCTAAATGAAAATCAGTATGCTTCCACTTATTCCAGCGTTCGCATTTCTTTATTCCCTAAAAAATACGCAACGAACTGCCGAAATACTACTGTCCTGATACAGTGGCGCAATACTGTACGCTTTTTCGGCCCCATATATTCTCAAGGAGGCTAGTATGCCCGTTAAATTTGCCGACCGCATGTCCACCGTGCACAGGTCCTTTATCCGTGAAATTCTGAAAGTGACTCAGGATCCTTCAATTATTTCTTTTGCAGGCGGTCTGCCCAACCCGGAACTATTTCCCGTGTCCGACCTTGAACAGGCTGCGGTCAAAGTCATGCGTGAAAGTGGACCGCAATCAATGCAGTATTCCACCACTGAAGGGTTTGAGCCGCTGCGCCAGTACATTGCAGATCGTTACCTTGATAAAAAAGGTATCAAAGTCAGTGCTGATGAAATCCTGATCACTTCCGGTTCACAGCAGTGTCTTGATCTGCTGGGTAAAGTATTTCTCAATGCCGGGGATAACGTTGTTATCGAACGTCCCGGTTATCTTGGAGCTATCCAGTCCTTTTCAATTTTTCAGTCCAATTTCCTTACCGTAGGTCTTGAGTCTGACGGCCCTGATCTCGCAGAGTTGGAAAAGGTTCTTGATGAAAATGAAGCCCGCATGTTTTACGCGGTAACCAACTTCCAGAATCCGTCCGGCCTGACCTACAGTGCTGATAAACGTCAAGGCGTAGCCGATATTCTCAAAGATCGTGATATCCTTTTTGTGGAAGACGATCCTTACGGTGAACTTCGTTTTATGGGCGATTTTGAAAAGCCCGTGGTGCGTGGGTATCTTGAGGAAAACGGTATCCTGCTCGGTTCTTTTTCCAAGGTTGCTGCTCCGGGATTCCGTCTCGGCTGGATGGTCTGTCCCACTGATGTGCGTGACAAGCTGATTATTGCCAAGCAGGC from Desulfovibrio sp. JC010 encodes:
- a CDS encoding YigZ family protein, which translates into the protein MKNKAYPVPGKAVRTEEIIKKSRFICDLCQVQDREQAKKFIAAIKSEFPDARHHCSAFIGGPPQTGDMGMSDDGEPQGTAGKPMLQVLQGSGIGEIAAVVTRYFGGIKLGTGGLVRAYSGAVQQGLEELEVVMKVPMRMLTLEISYAQEGMLRRMLDEYRAEIEEQSFGASLMFTLIMPSDQVEAFCARIIEDTNGTAELLVEEEDIWR
- a CDS encoding DVU0772 family protein — protein: MGSLRDYKNWDIDWEMTPEDAVTLYLEWGNHPWDSKFAPVTSKNDYTNYFTVYLWDDKPRVLFVRRNSEEARELMSIELPRDIAERFRKSVGNLKGNYPVNTEVREWIESQMNN
- a CDS encoding PLP-dependent aminotransferase family protein — translated: MPVKFADRMSTVHRSFIREILKVTQDPSIISFAGGLPNPELFPVSDLEQAAVKVMRESGPQSMQYSTTEGFEPLRQYIADRYLDKKGIKVSADEILITSGSQQCLDLLGKVFLNAGDNVVIERPGYLGAIQSFSIFQSNFLTVGLESDGPDLAELEKVLDENEARMFYAVTNFQNPSGLTYSADKRQGVADILKDRDILFVEDDPYGELRFMGDFEKPVVRGYLEENGILLGSFSKVAAPGFRLGWMVCPTDVRDKLIIAKQASDLHTSTFAQRVMHQYVTDNPLDDHIEKIRECYGNQRAAMVRAIDEYFPAEAEVTRPEGGMFLWVTLPEGMSSMDLFDEAIKNKVAFVPGRPFYVDGSGENTFRLNFSNSNEEQIAEGIKRLGAGIKEFLSKA